DNA sequence from the Deinococcota bacterium genome:
GCGAGGAGGGCGATGAGGTGGGCGTGATGGAGCTCTACACCAGGGTCCAGAACGCCGTCAAGGAGCTCAACTGGGACGAGAGCATCATCGAGCGCTATCTCAACGAGGGCTTTTCGGGCGGTGAAAAGAAGCGCAGCGAGATCCTGCAGCTCCTCGTCTTGCAGCCCAAGTACGCCATGCTCGACGAGACCGACTCGGGCCTCGACGTCGACGCGCTCCGGGTGGTCTCGCAGGGCGTCAACGCCGCGCGCGGCCCCGACTTCGGCGCGCTCGTCATCACCCACTACCAGCGCCTCTTGAACTACATCGTGCCCGACAAGGTCCACGTCATGTACAGGGGCAAGATCATCCAAGACGGCCCCAAGGAGCTGGCGATGGAGCTCGACCAGAA
Encoded proteins:
- the sufC gene encoding Fe-S cluster assembly ATPase SufC, yielding MSQDRLEIRDLHVNVNGEPILRGVDLTVPKGEVHALMGPNGSGKSTLAKVIAGDPVYEVTQGDVLVDGESVLGMEPDERARAGLFLAFQYPVEVPGVSIANFLRLAVNSRREEGDEVGVMELYTRVQNAVKELNWDESIIERYLNEGFSGGEKKRSEILQLLVLQPKYAMLDETDSGLDVDALRVVSQGVNAARGPDFGALVITHYQRLLNYIVPDKVHVMYRGKIIQDGPKELAMELDQKGYDWIKEQTAA